Genomic segment of Populus nigra chromosome 14, ddPopNigr1.1, whole genome shotgun sequence:
AGCAGCAGTGTAGCAATTAATTAGCTTGTAGGGAACGCGgtttaaaatattgattaataaaacaaaattactttaatatattttaaaacaaaagaacaCTTTATTTAtcgagaataaaaaataaagagattatcATTATTTCACCTTGACATTCTTTATCAAGAGTTCATACTAGGACGTTTCTTTATCAGGAATTTAGAATAATCTGTGAATCGATCCCTGATAAAGCATGTCGCGTCACATCTCCACGTATAGTGGATACTGTTTGGACCatgtttcataaaaattttaattttttttattaaaatttaatttttttatattttaaattgttttgatgcgctgattttaaaaataatttttttaaaataaaaaaaatatcattttgatgcatttcagcacaaaaaacattttaaaaacaaccacaaccacacatCCAAACAGacattcaatatatttataagtaattaaaaaacaaccattattgTCTTCATAAAAAGTTGGTTGTTTAGGAACCAGATTTTGATCATAAGTAACATCATGAACAGCTTGCATGACATTGATAACTCCATGGCATATATCCTCCTTGCACTTGTGCCACAGTTATTGTCTGAAAAACATAAGCACATGCGAGAACAAGGTTTCGGGTATATCTTTTTTGTTCGCCATTATAGCGGGTCGACCAGAACCTGAactcaaaatattgtttttattcagGGCAGGGCCATGGCCATGGCCATGGCGTGTATTAATTTTTGTCCAAATCATAGCACTATGTGTGGTAATAAGATGGTGGGCGGCTGTGGCCACCGTAGTTCGCCACCACTGGGGACAGTTAGGGATTTCCAGGACGGTATAATCAAGTGTCGCCATCAAAACCTTCTCAGGAAATGCACAGAGAAGGCATGGCATGCATGGTATTGAGAGCCAGTGCACGTTGTGAACATGGACTGTCTAGCCCATTATTAtagtttcttgaatttttaatgcAATCACCTAATCTTTCTTGCTCCTCCTAACAACCTCATAGTGTGTTTGTTGAGCAAAATAATCAAACCCTTCAAACATCAAGATAGAGATGGAGGGATAGAGACATCATTTTGTTTAATCCTTGTCATGTTACCTGTGGTAGACGGcgggttaaatatttttattttttataaaaaaaattatatatataggttttttttaatgtatttttgtaattcaaaaaatttaagtgcaaattaaaaaatttatacacacatgtaatcaaataaaacaaagaactatgtgtgataataaataaataaaagatcattaatgacatataaaaataaaacttgaaaaactaagaaatagatagatgtagatcaagatatttaatatcgtAAGATAGAACATTTACCCGATTATGTGTTGCAAATTTTTGTtcgttaaaatatttttttatttaattaaacgataatagaaatagacaaatatattaaattgattgaataaaataaaaggaaaacaagaaTGACATGCAAGcctatatttattataaatatcttctgaaaataattttttttattttcaaaaatatagttCATGGAATTCAGCgatctctctctcctctctcaatcaggaaataaaaaaataacaaaacaaacttttatatcaaaataaaattggaaaaatgttaagggattgaaattgaataatttgcGTGATTGTTTAAGTTGGAGGACTAAAATGTATCTTTTTCAAAACTTATATCTTGCCACTCATGTGTAccgtatttttcattttaatccccCCTCTTCTAACCTTATCCTTtcgtaaaaatttaaaatcaaatattttttaattaagattaaatcgcttaaaaaatcatatgaggactaaattgaaaaatacaaaattttacaCACCCCATCcaccataaaataaaagggatgaACAGTGAAGATAATATCCAGTGAAAACACCACAACTGCTATTTATACATCACTTGAAAATGCTGGTGACGTGCTagatgggattttttttctccctgTCCTTTTCATATCGGATTTTAATTAAAgtaaatgtgaaaaagaaaataaaaaggtattTATGAATTTATCATCTCAATTATGAATcaacaagacaaaaaaatattccaagatGGCCCTCGATGTCAGAAAAATACACCATCTATCACATGCTTGTGGATTGCGATTCAATACTTTAAAACTAATTATAAGACTTTTTTCTCAAGGTAGGGAGGGCTAATTTAATAATTGCCTGCAAAGAAAAATCATGCATTTTGATTCAACAACCACTCATCCTCTTGATTCTATTGCCTCCCCATCGCTTTAATGATTAAGACCATCCAATCTCACGtatatacatgcatgcatgcatgcatgcatgcatgtatgtatttatatatacacGTATGTATGCATGGTCCAATCAAATTTCACACGTAACAAAAAGCTAAAATTACCGCAGTTACAAGCAAGTGAAACTCACTCACCTGTACAAACGATACTGTGATCCCATCGGACACGGATATAACATGCGAATTGGTCGTAGCAATCCATGTCAAGTGAACACACACCAGATTCTGCAGGATATGGCACGGATTCGACATTGCTTGCCTTGTAGTGACGAGAAAATACactactccttttctttttcttttttcttttttcttttcctttttgtctTATTACTTAGCATACTCCCCCATCATTTTATACAgtgtaattaaattaatctttgAATTATATGTCAAAcatttatgaaaaacaatttctccAAAACCATTGATCAAGCCAAGCCCAGAAAATTGATTAGAATGCATCCGGATTTTCCTGATACCAATGCATTACCGTAAGGTTTTTAAAAGTGTTGTAatgattgattttcaaaatattttttattttaaaatacatttgaataatatatatttttaattattttttatatcagcacatcaaaatgataaaaaaatataaaaatatttttaaaaaaaatatacttttaaaacataaaacaaactaaatatatatatttttcttaaataaatttttattgattcaCATGTTACCACCAACAATCTATTTgtcatatatataaacaatatagTAGTATTTCACCGTGTTTTTAAACTTGGATTGGTTAGCTAGATTTTAACTCAGCCGTCTcgagttgggttttaaaaatattatataagaatTAATATGGTTAAACTTGAATTATATAAAGTGTCAACTAGCAATTTAgttatgattaattaaaatctgatttaatttattttaaaatataaaataacattgttttagttattttttaattaataaaacttatttttatggACTTGGATTAATTTAAATCCATATAACCCAAAACTTTACCTTACCAGGTTTAATGATTTCAATAGCTGATATTCATGCGTACCTAGTCTTGAGAACATTTTGGTAATTAAATTAGAatgatattttctaaaaatttaaaatcttattagGTCAAAGTTAATAATTTAGGATTTTATCTAATAAACTCATGACACGTATCATAGAAAGAATCACAGGTCAGGCCTTAAACTAGGCGTGATAACGATAGGAGGAAGAAGATACTAGTACCCTATCCTTCCTTAACTTTATTACAGAATAATGTCCGGTGTCCAATTTGGTAATTTCAAAACTAGCTTTTCTATTCTCgatgttatttttcattttgatttcacTTTCCTCTGTCAGCTTTGCTGCTCTGACAGTATGCTATGCACAGAAAAGAGCAAGAAACTGcaacagaacaaaaaaaaaaaaaaaacaataaaaagcaaACCCCATAAACACTcttcaaaaaccctaaaacaatcTCTCTCCTCCCTTCACTTTCATGGAAAACCTCCCACATTCTCAGCACCCAAACATGCTCTCGAAGAAACTCTTCACGAACCCCAGCAAAACTGTCTACGACGACGTATTTGGCGGCCCTACTCGTTTTGGAGGAGCCCCTACCCTGTCTCCTCGAGTGGAAGACTACAGCGAGATATTCGGTGGCTTTCACGCGCCACGTGGAGCTTCCTCTTCGATTCCAGTGCTTGATCTCCCATTGGTGGATAATGAAGCAGCCGAAGATGTTTTCTTTGATGTTAGAAGCTGTTCTGGGTTTGATTATAATGAGGTTTTTGGTGGGTTTAATGGCTCTGACTTTGCTGCTTCCTTCGAGGAGTTGATGATGAAGCAATCTGACGGCCGCGACTTTTCCTCTGATGAAGCTTGGTATGGTTATTTTGTGCTCTTAAAGTTAgctttttaaagtttttctggggtttttgttttcatgtaaaaataatgtcattgtttttctttgtttttaggTGTCTTATTCCTAGtgtaaattctgtttttttttagtatttttcagcCTTTTCAAAGCtaagttgatatatatatatatatatatatatatatatatatatatatatatatatatatatatattgtgcgCGCGCGTGCGCGTGCGCGTGCCTGTGCCGATTTAAAATGTAATATTGGAGATTACGGTATATGGGAAGTTAGCATGAGGTAAACTATATGaggtttaattttgaaattttagcttCAGTGATCATGGATCGTGGTGTGATCATGCATATGTTGGTGCTTTGTGAAGTTCAAGGCTGGATGATCAGATGCTCTGAGGAgaaatttgtgttattttctgaaaaatacgaggtttttttttcccatggaATTGAGCATTACTTTTAGTGTATGCAAGCATAGCTAGAAGCTTCTTCAAGGAGATTGTGCCCTTTGAAAATTAGGAGTTgtgtttattttgaaaatgattagTTAGTCATGAAAATCTTGATGCTTTGGTTGCAAGCTGATGTGGTTGCTggctgtttattttatttgatttcttgaaTTGTTTTGTGGGTTCTGTATGTTTGTTTCCATCGAGTAAAAAGTGATGGCATCTTATTTGGTATATCCCCCAGCAAGATAAAATCTGATAGTAgaatttggtttttctttttactcaTTCATAGGACACCAGAAGACCCTGAATATCTATCAGAAGACTCAGATAATTATACAAAGAACCAATGCTTGTCGAATGGTGACTCTCACGAGTCCATTGATGGGATCATGGAATTTaacatatcatatcataaagCTACTCAAAGCAGCAACAAAGATATGCCAAATGGAATTACATATGTGACTCAGCCACTTGATGTTCCTGGATATGCTTTTATGGTTGATAAAACCATGTCTTTGCCAAAGTCAGATGACGAGCACCCACCTCTGCAGGTGAGTGATGATGGCCATCTCAATATTGATTTCACTGGGGAAATGTTGGGGGCAAAGAAGCTTAGGAAGACCATGTCACATCCGGCTAATGGTAGCGCTGATGATCTAGTTTTTGGAAATGAAGTTAGACCTCATAAGGAATATGTCCGCAATGGCTCTCTTCCTAATGAGACGTTTGTAACTATTTCTCATGTCAGCCTTAAAACTCACCCCTCTCAATTGCCACCACCTTCTAGACCACCGCCTGCATTAGATGTCAAAAAGAGAGATTCTTGTAAATCAACTTCAAACTGTCAAAGCGCTGCTTCCTCAGGGAGTGCTGGTGACAGTTCTCCACCTTACTTTGATGTAGAGGTAGATGCAAGTTCCTCTGCTGCTGCCTCTGCTGCTGCTATAAAAGAAGCTATGGAGAAAGCTCAAGTCAAGCTGAAAAGTGCAAAAGATTTGATGGACAGGAAGAGGGGTGGTTTTCAAAACCATACAAAATTGGGTTCAAAAAATGACAGAAAGGATAGAGAAGGTAGGGTGGTTAAGATTGTTGATGTGTCTGGTAGTACAAAATATGAAGGGGTGCAAGGCACTTGTGAAAGTGAAGAGAACGGAATGGATGACAGGCAAAAGGTTAAAATTCCAGATTCTTTAGAAGGGAAAAGGCATCAAAACGCAGCAAAAATGTCTTCTGATGAGAAGCTTGGAAGGGAATCCTTGTCATCTCAAGGATCCGATAAAATTGATGAAGCTAGTGAATGGAAAGAAGCTACTCAATTTTTTGAACTGGTGAGAACAAATGTACCCAGAAAAGTCATTGACTTGTCAAATAATGATAACATTTTTCTGCAGAACACAAATATCCATGAACAAAGGCAGAAGGTGAAAAAGGTGGCCATGGAAGCATCGCAGCAGCAGCTAGAAAATGGCAAGAAAGTACAAGCAGTTACAGCAGATCATGAACTGGAGGAATATGCCAAGAACACTAAAGTATCAAAACCAGCTCGTGACCTGGGGGGGAGCAATGGGAGATCAGAAGCTGCTAAAGTGGCACACAGAGAGAAAGGGCTTGAGAAGAAGGTACAAGTAGCTCAAGAGTTTCTTAGAGTGGAGGATGAGGAGAAACTTAGAATGGACAAGCAGTCTTTGGAAACTGATAAGAGACGAACTAGAGCTGACGGGTCACAAAAACATGAGCTCATGGGAGAGGTTCCACGAGCACAAAGTAAACATGAAGCTAAGCAGACTGCAGAGGACAAGGAGAAAGAGCCTTGGCTGAAAGAGGCTGTTAGAAGTGTGGAGAATGAGAAAATATTCATTCGTAAAAAGGAAGGTGGTGAAAGGAGACAAAGGAGCACTTTtgagaaggaagaaaatgaaaagaagctTAAAGCAGCTCTTGAACAATTGGAAAATGAGAGAAGGCTGAAGAAGGAATTGGagcagaaagaaaaggagaagaggaTAAAGGAGGCTCGTGTGAGGGAAGAAACTGAGAAGAAGCAGAGAGAGGCTTATGAAACacaagaagaggagaagagattAAGAGCAGCTCTTGAGCAGGAAGAAAATGAGAGGAGATTGAAAGAGGCTTTGGTGAAGGAGGAGAATGAGAGGAGACTGAAAGAGATTCATGAGAAGGAAGAGTATGAGAGGAGACTAAGAGAGGCTGCTGATAGAGAGGAGAATGAGAGGAGACAAAGAAGGATTcgtgaaagagaagaaaatgagaagAGATTAAACAAAGCTCTTGAGAAGGAAGAGAATGAGAGGAGAATACGAGAGAATGAGGGGAGGCTGAGAGAAGCTCatcaaagagaagagaaagagaaaagattaaaagaagCTCGTCAAAGAGAAGAGAATgagaaaagattaaaagaagCTATTGAgcatgaaaataagaaaaaacagagagaggctaatgaaaaagaaggaaatgaGAAGAAATGTAAAGAGGTTTTTGAAAATGAAGGGATTGGAGACACTCTAGAACAGGAAACAACTGAAAAGCAACTAGAAGAGACAAATGAGCAAGATGAAAGTGGCAAGTTAAGAGAGACTCCAGAGGGAGAAGTAAGTGAACTAGGAACATGCACATCAGAAGAAATGGGGGATGCATCCAAAGAGACCTGCAACTTGGAAAACACTGAGGTGAAGCTGAAGGATGGCTCTGAGAATGATAAACCAGGGATACTAAATGAGATGGGTGAGAACTGCAGGGTAGTGAAGCAGGCATGTAAGACGGAAGTCAATAGGAACCTTGGATCAACTAGATTAGCTGGCAAACATGAGGGGAAGAATGGAAAACAAGAAGTGACTGAGGAGATTGCTCATGAAGAAATTGGCAAGGTACCTCCAGAGCTGAAAATCAGTGACAAGGAAGAAGCAGTTGAAACCGTGAGCACACAGGCTGGTGGAAAAACAAAAGTGTCTGGTTTGGCTCAAGGCAACTTAGAACATGAAAATAATGTAGTGGAAGATGATGCTGTGTCAGTTTATGGTGATGAAAGGACGAGGAAAGCAGGGGAAGCTGGAAATGGCACTGGACGAAAGAGCATAGAGAAAACTAAGAAAGCCTCGCAAGTAGAATCTGATATCGCAAATCAAGGGAAGGAATTTGGTCAGGACAGGACCGACAGAAGAAAGAATATCTCCCAGGCAGTTGCTATGAATCATGAAGACAGAAAGGAAAATTTCATGTCAACTGGAGCAGTGAAAAAATCAGTTGAGACTGGAAGGAAAATAGAAGCTGCTCAGCCAGCTAATTTAGAAGCAAAAGGAAGTACCCCGGGATCAACTCAGCAGCTTAATACAAgtgaaagaaaagtgaagaatCTCAATAAGACCCTATCATCAGAGGAAAAAGAAGTTGAGAGgatgagaagagaaaaggagcTGGAAATGGAACGTCTTAGAAAGCTagaagaagagagggagagggaaaaagaaagagaaaaggacaGAATGGCTGTTGACAGAGCAGCGCTTGATGCTCGTGAAAGGGTACATTTCGAAGCTCGTGATAGGGCAGAACGGGCTGCTGTGGAAAGAGCAATAACTGAGGCCCGTGAAAGGCTAGAGAAGGCCTGTGCAGAGGCTAGGGAGAAGTCATTAACCGATAACAGATCTTTAGAGGCCAGGCTCAGGGAACGTGCTGCAGTAGAGAGAGCTGCTGCAGAGGCACGCGAGCGTGCTTTTGGAAAAGTAATGTCTGAAAGGACTGCTTTTGAGGCAAGAGAACGAGTAGAAAGATCTGTCTCAGATAAATTCTCTGCTTCTTCCAGGAATGGTGGAATGGGACCTAGTTCTTCACCCTCAGTATATAATGGTATGTACACTGTTTAAACTGGAATTTTATACAAAACTTCTTACACACCTTTGCACACATTTGTTTTATCCTTTATTGCTTCTGAACCATGTATCCCTGTACAAAAAGGTTCCTACTATATGGAGAGATCTGAAGGGGTGGAAGGTGAGTCACCTCAAAGGTGTAAAGCAAGGTTAGAAAGGCATAGGCGAACAGCTGAACGTGCGGTATGAATTTCTTCCTACAGAGTATATAGCAATCAATTGCTTACATCAAAGGAGTTCGTCTGTAATGTTTTGGCTTTATGGCAGGCAAAAGCTCTAGCGGAGAAAAATATGCGGGATCTTCTTGCTCAGAGAGAACAAGCAGAGAGAAATGTAATGATTTTTCACGAAGAATGTTTTGAACTTTCGAACTTGCTCTGCATATCTCACATATAATTCCAATCTAATTTTTCTTGCAGAGATTAGCAGAAACTCTGGATGCTGATGTCAAGAGGTGGTCCAGCGGGAAAGAAGGAAACTTGCGTGCATTGCTGTCAACTTTACAATACGTATGTTGTATTCTGTTTGCATCATTTTAGGAATGATGAAGTCTTCTGGTTTCCTTTAATGCTTATAAACtgtaattaatttaagtttttgctGCTACACCCTTTTTTGGataatatataaagataaaactTGAATGAATATTTTATATAGCCAAATTACTACGAGAAGGTGCATCTCTTTTGTGTTGTTAAGGTGTCTGGGTGGAGTTTCTCTTGTTTAAAACTCTCCACCAGCTAGTTcacttcatttccttttttaggttttcttgATGTTTAGATTTCTGGCCTCCTTTCTTCAGTTTTCATTCAATCTGGCCTGTACAATGttacttgaaatatttttttgtggcaGATCCTTGGGTCTGACAGCGGCTGGCAGCCAATTCCATTGACTGAAGTAATAACTTCAGCAGCTGTAAAGAAAGCTTACAGGAAAGCCACGCTTTGTGTTCATCCTGACAAATTACAACAACGGGGTGCAAGTATTCAGCAGAAGTACATATGTGAGAAGGTCTTTGATCTTCTGAAGGTACTGTTTTGCACGTTACTTCCAACAACTTCAGTGATTATTGAAACTAGAAAATATGCTTGACAAGATCACAAAATCATTTTTCAGACAACAtctcttgtatttttattgttggaaAATAGCCTTTGGTACACATATGGAAAAACCTTCACGGAAAGATCTCTAGTTCTATGCCTAGACTCTTCTCATTAGGTTAGAATTACTGTGCTTCACTCATCCCCATCTGTTGGGGCTGCATTCAGCTCTCTCACTAAATGGTCATCAGTGTTCAGTTTTCTGTAGTGCTTAAAAACCTCTCGATagcttttctatttttcacGAGTCAAAGTTACAGTATGTATTCCATCCAAACCATAGTTTTGTTCTGCCATCAGGCCGAGGCAGCAAAGTCTGACCATGGAGATTCTCGCTAATATCTGTATTCTTATCATTTTATTgctggtttattttcaggaggcTTGGAACAAGTTCAACTCAGAAGAGCGGTAGCCTGAGCTTATCATATCTGTGCCATTTACTTGTTCGCAATTGACAGCTCATTCTGTAAATACATTCGTCTTGTAGGTAAATATCGTTGAGTCCATCAGACACTTCATTATCTATTTGCAGTTTGAGAATGTAATTTATGCTCAAAGGGAAATAGGtaagaaacaaatataattcaatGCAAAGTGGCCAATTTGTATTTCAAACCTGCAATCCAATCAAGTTTCCATGCAACAAGATTGCATACGAAGGAGACAGCCTTGAAGGCTTGGCcctatttaatattaacatgtccAGTCACAGAAGTGAACAAATTAGCAGAGGGAGAGGTTTATCGTTGTTATTTTCGGGCCAGACCAGGTAGTTGGTCGGATCCTAATTACAATCTCTTATATTCTTCTCTGATTAAAATGTTTACGAAAAAAAGGCTTCAAGATGCTCATCTCGATCACTCTAAATGAATTTCATTTCCTGCAACCACTTTAATAGTAATTGGATAAAAGTTGAGAAAAGGAGCATAAGATCAGGCGTCGATGACTAAAAAGAGAGCAAGCATGTTATGTTTGATGGAAAACATGATGATAGTGGCATGCATGGCAACTGAGGATCTTGAGGAAAACAATTTCAGTGATCAGCAAACGTGCAGTAGTGATCAAGGTTGCTTCCATGTAATTATTAATGAATCGGGCCTTTAACAAGAGTTGGTAAAATCGCATCATAACACTAACTGCATTTCTGCTTTTTCTATGTTGGGCTTGGAGAtgtgatgatttatttttgaagaattcatataaaaaaaaaatattttttatttttttgaggtgTGGTttatattatcaatattttttaaaaaaaccaactatATCTTTAAACTAAACACATACTAATACGAGGGTCAAGAAGTTAGTGACTTTCTTTTTAAGTATAGATCCAACCTCATCaccaaattataaataaataaataaattagatagaTAAACTCAGattaattcataatattttaagatttttttttaaaaaaattaaaattatgttttattttgtaaaaaaaaaacaagtcttaGTTAGTTTTTACCGAGTATTTGATTAATTCGATAAATTTTTAGTCAGTTGACATAAACTCAGCAAAGGATAAATCCTAGATCGGTGAGTTACgttgaaaaagtttaaaaacactatttttccACGGAACTGATCACTGAGCTGAGCTCATACAATTTCTCACTACTgaataataatatgaaagtaGAAAAATGTCAGAAGTGGGATTTGAACCCACGCCCTCTCTCGAAGACCAGAACTTGAGTCTGGCGCCTTAGACCACTCGGCCATCCTGACGTGATGCTTCTCTGTGGTTCTATTTAATCCTTGTATTAATTAGACTTTATTTTCATCATGGAACCTGCATATCCCGCGTTAAGAACCTGGGAGTGAACTGTGAAGTTGTCAAAAACGCAGAAATGGTAATGTAAACCTGGAGAGTAAAAACAGAtcgtaaaattataagaaatgttTTCTTATATATGGTTCAAGTACCTTAGATTACATAATTGCTTTTTGAGAATTCTTTATTGAATCATTGTCTGCTCTAAATTACTTGATGTTACAAGCATCTGCAGAACAAAAATGGAGAATTTGAGCTGGCCTTGTGTTGATATTCAACGGTACTTTACTGACAAAACAGAAGCAAAATTAATCTTGATCAATAAAATCTTGCAGCAGCAAATGACTGCTGCCAATTCAAGCCATTAAGAATCATGTCCTGGAATAAAGGAATTAAAGTAAAAGGCATCAGCTGAACCAAAGCAATTAGCAATAAACTGGGAGTTAAATTCATGGATGTATGGCATAACAGTGCAAATAAAAGATGGCACAAGTAAATTCCCTCATTTTTCCTCCCCACACCCAATAAAGAaagtgtgtgagagagagacaAGAACAAGcacattttctttttgtcaatGCAATATCTGTGGCACTTCAAGTCTTGTTCTTGAATTGAGGAAGAATCAAAAGGGAGCTAATTTGCAGAATACAATAAGAAATAGTAAAACTTGACGATTGATTTCCACCTAACAAGAACCAGCCACCCCCTTTAAGCAAGCAAACAGACTCTATCTTTGACAGGGATGAGAATAGAACTTTCTCGGTCTCAGTAGCTGCTTATGGATCCAAGGAAGGCCAGGTGCAGGTGCAGGTGCTTATATTGACATCCTTGTTCCTTCCTCAAACTCCCCAATGACCCCAAAACAGAGGGGGGAAATCCTCCTAGCTTCTATCTAGAACAGTTAATTAGTACCCATATCTACAGTAGAGGGCTGAAGTTGTTTGGATCTCACGGTGGCTGGTGGAGAGGACGTCAAGATGATTTTAGTCGGATTTTGTCtccgttttttattttttaaatcgatTTTATAcgataaatttatattaactcATAAAACTATTAGATTTTACAAGTTCattcatgattttaacaacATTACCGAGTATTTTCACTTTGATAATTAGCCTCCAGCCCTTCCCTgtcaaattaaaacttaattcaGGGATATTctcagttatatatatatatatatatatatatatatatatcttatctTATCTTATCTATTACccctattaatttaaaaaattatatattcatattttattcatcaTTTTTCAGTTATCTACATGGATATTTATTCcataactattatttattattcaacttATTAACATGGAGGCATCCCATGTTCAAATCCTTATCATCCATTCATCCTCacaattttagattttagtGCTGGTTTATGTGAATTTTAGTTTTGGAGTTGTTTAATCTTATCAACCatgattatagttattaaatttagcttAAATTAGTGTGAAATTGATCGAATTTTACCCAATtaaccccttttttttctttttttttccaaaacaattttgatttaataggCGCCGTCCACTTTCATAAGCCATTTCTTCCCCTCATTtgttaataaagaaataatcaCTCCCTCTTCATATTTGATGACTCCTAAACCCCATTCGCTGTCCATTTGTTACCGTTTCTTTTGTTACCCTGACTTCTCCGCCAGAACATCCATTCACGGTTATTcgaaagcaaccgcaaccatcTACCTTCAGAACCGTTATGTTCATACCGGCAACCTGTTCGATGAATTGCCTCACAGAGACCTCTACTCCCTCAACTCTCAACTCGCCTCCTATTCTCGCGATGGAAACTTTCTTGCCACATGGGATCTCTTCTCTCGCATTCATTCTGCATTTCCTGACCTTGATGCTTACACCTTTACGCCGGTTCTCCGTGCATGCTCGGCTTTGCCTGACACGAAGTGTGGCAGACAAGTCCATGCTTTAATGATTAAGACAGGCACGGATTTGGGAACTATAGCAAAAACTGCAGTAATGGATATG
This window contains:
- the LOC133673474 gene encoding auxilin-like protein 1 isoform X2 → MENLPHSQHPNMLSKKLFTNPSKTVYDDVFGGPTRFGGAPTLSPRVEDYSEIFGGFHAPRGASSSIPVLDLPLVDNEAAEDVFFDVRSCSGFDYNEVFGGFNGSDFAASFEELMMKQSDGRDFSSDEAWTPEDPEYLSEDSDNYTKNQCLSNGDSHESIDGIMEFNISYHKATQSSNKDMPNGITYVTQPLDVPGYAFMVDKTMSLPKSDDEHPPLQVSDDGHLNIDFTGEMLGAKKLRKTMSHPANGSADDLVFGNEVRPHKEYVRNGSLPNETFVTISHVSLKTHPSQLPPPSRPPPALDVKKRDSCKSTSNCQSAASSGSAGDSSPPYFDVEVDASSSAAASAAAIKEAMEKAQVKLKSAKDLMDRKRGGFQNHTKLGSKNDRKDREGRVVKIVDVSGSTKYEGVQGTCESEENGMDDRQKVKIPDSLEGKRHQNAAKMSSDEKLGRESLSSQGSDKIDEASEWKEATQFFELNTNIHEQRQKVKKVAMEASQQQLENGKKVQAVTADHELEEYAKNTKVSKPARDLGGSNGRSEAAKVAHREKGLEKKVQVAQEFLRVEDEEKLRMDKQSLETDKRRTRADGSQKHELMGEVPRAQSKHEAKQTAEDKEKEPWLKEAVRSVENEKIFIRKKEGGERRQRSTFEKEENEKKLKAALEQLENERRLKKELEQKEKEKRIKEARVREETEKKQREAYETQEEEKRLRAALEQEENERRLKEALVKEENERRLKEIHEKEEYERRLREAADREENERRQRRIREREENEKRLNKALEKEENERRIRENEGRLREAHQREEKEKRLKEARQREENEKRLKEAIEHENKKKQREANEKEGNEKKCKEVFENEGIGDTLEQETTEKQLEETNEQDESGKLRETPEGEVSELGTCTSEEMGDASKETCNLENTEVKLKDGSENDKPGILNEMGENCRVVKQACKTEVNRNLGSTRLAGKHEGKNGKQEVTEEIAHEEIGKVPPELKISDKEEAVETVSTQAGGKTKVSGLAQGNLEHENNVVEDDAVSVYGDERTRKAGEAGNGTGRKSIEKTKKASQVESDIANQGKEFGQDRTDRRKNISQAVAMNHEDRKENFMSTGAVKKSVETGRKIEAAQPANLEAKGSTPGSTQQLNTSERKVKNLNKTLSSEEKEVERMRREKELEMERLRKLEEEREREKEREKDRMAVDRAALDARERVHFEARDRAERAAVERAITEARERLEKACAEAREKSLTDNRSLEARLRERAAVERAAAEARERAFGKVMSERTAFEARERVERSVSDKFSASSRNGGMGPSSSPSVYNGSYYMERSEGVEGESPQRCKARLERHRRTAERAAKALAEKNMRDLLAQREQAERNRLAETLDADVKRWSSGKEGNLRALLSTLQYILGSDSGWQPIPLTEVITSAAVKKAYRKATLCVHPDKLQQRGASIQQKYICEKVFDLLKEAWNKFNSEER